A genomic window from Periophthalmus magnuspinnatus isolate fPerMag1 chromosome 16, fPerMag1.2.pri, whole genome shotgun sequence includes:
- the lingo4b gene encoding leucine-rich repeat and immunoglobulin-like domain-containing nogo receptor-interacting protein 4b — protein MFVESVVRWGAWSILLAGLGVSGGGCPSRCTCRPEAKEVICSGKHLNSVPEGFSSDAKRLDLSYNKLKTVGRRQFSGLQLLQELDLSDNLISMMEVEAFQGLSNLRTLRIKNNRLKIIPVGVFSGLSSLRFLDLSQNEILVFLDYTFKDMSNLQILEATENDLVFISQRAFFGLTNVVELNLDRSNLTSIPTEALSQLPSLTRLCMLRLTIPSIPNNAFRRLHRLRSLVISSWPFLDSLASNSLIGLNLTSLVISNCNLSEIPYPALRHLVYLRFLDLSYNPITVIQRNLLGDLLRLQELHLAGGSLVRIDPGAFKGLTNFRMLNVSSNQLSTLEETAFQAVGNLQVLRLDGNPLACDCRLLWVVCRRLRLNFDGFQPTCVSPDAVRQRQFRDFSEKELPRLFTCRPARIQDRRPQEARVEEGTTVLFSCKADGDPAPAITWISSQRNVISPTGRIRVLPNGTLEVRYAQVHDSGAYQCLAGNTAGNDSLTVGLFVKGVPRNRSIPIFIDESWIEPTHMTQTANSSSQMAKPYPFDAKTLIIATTMGFLSFLSSVAICFVFMFFWSQSKGQIKHTATIDFVPRSSMGGGGDGGDGGRFTMKLI, from the coding sequence ATGTTTGTGGAGTCGGTGGTCCGGTGGGGCGCTTGGAGCATACTTCTCGCTGGCCTGGGTGTCTCCGGCGGGGGCTGTCCATCTCGCTGCACATGTCGCCCCGAGGCTAAAGAAGTCATCTGCTCCGGCAAACATCTGAACTCGGTGCCGGAGGGCTTTTCTAGCGATGCCAAAAGACTGGATCTGTCCTACAATAAGCTCAAGACTGTGGGGCGGCGCCAGTTCTCCGGGTTACAGCTCCTTCAAGAGTTGGACCTGAGTGATAATCTAATCTCCATGATGGAAGTGGAGGCTTTCCAGGGCCTTTCAAATCTCAGGACTCTTCGGATTAAAAATAACCGCCTTAAGATCATTCCTGTCGGGGTGTTCTCAGGCCTCTCCAGTCTACGCTTcctagacctgagccaaaatGAGATACTGGTCTTTCTTGATTACACTTTCAAAGATATGTCAAACCTGCAAATACTAGAAGCCACAGAAAATGACTTGGTTTTCATCTCCCAGCGAGCATTCTTCGGACTTACAAACGTAGTAGAGTTGAATTTAGATCGCAGTAACCTGACGTCCATTCCCACTGAGGCCCTGTCCCAGCTACCGAGCTTGACACGTCTATGCATGCTCCGCCTCACCATCCCCTCCATCCCCAATAACGCTTTCCGGAGGTTACACCGACTTCGCAGCCTCGTCATCTCCAGCTGGCCCTTTTTGGACAGTTTGGCAAGCAATAGCCTCATCGGACTCAATTTGACCTCTCTTGTTATCAGCAACTGCAACCTTAGCGAGATCCCTTACCCAGCGCTCCGGCATCTAGTTTATTTGCGCTTTTTAGACTTGTCATATAACCCCATCACGGTCATCCAAAGAAATCTACTTGGCGATCTTCTTAGACTTCAGGAGTTACACCTAGCTGGGGGAAGCTTGGTACGGATAGACCCAGGCGCCTTCAAAGGACTGACCAACTTCCGCATGCTCAATGTATCGTCCAATCAGCTTAGCACTTTGGAAGAGACTGCTTTCCAGGCAGTTGGGAACCTCCAGGTGCTGAGGTTGGATGGGAACCCTTTGGCGTGCGATTGCCGATTACTTTGGGTGGTGTGCCGGAGGTTGAGATTAAACTTTGACGGATTCCAACCTACGTGTGTGTCTCCGGATGCAGTGAGGCAACGGCAATTCAGAGACTTTTCAGAAAAAGAGCTTCCGAGGCTGTTTACCTGCCGCCCGGCCAGAATCCAGGATCGACGACCTCAGGAGGCGAGAGTCGAGGAGGGCACTACGGTCCTATTTTCATGCAAAGCTGATGGCGATCCAGCTCCTGCCATTACGTGGATTTCATCACAGAGGAATGTCATCTCTCCTACAGGACGAATCCGAGTGTTGCCCAACGGTACCTTGGAAGTTCGCTATGCCCAAGTTCATGATAGTGGTGCCTACCAGTGTCTTGCCGGTAACACCGCCGGTAATGACAGCCTAACAGTTGGACTCTTTGTGAAAGGTGTCCCTCGAAACAGAAGTATCCCAATTTTCATTGACGAATCTTGGATAGAACCAACACATATGACACAAACTGCAAACTCGTCCTCTCAAATGGCCAAGCCCTATCCGTTTGACGCAAAGACGCTTATAATCGCTACGACGATGggcttcctctccttcctcagCTCGGTAGCCATATGTTTTGTCTTTATGTTTTTCTGGAGTCAGAGTAAAGGACAAATCAAGCACACTGCTACCATTGACTTTGTACCCCGGTCTTCtatggggggaggaggggatggAGGGGATGGCGGAAGGTTCACAATGAAACTTATCTAA